GCCCATCTTGGCGAAGATCTTGAGCAAGCCCTTGTCTACCGCGCCGATGTAGTTTTCAACGGCCTCTTCGAGACTCAGTCCTGCTCGAACAAACGCTCCGTCTTCGACCATGTCGCCGATGGTTTCGAACGAGAGATACGGATTGATCGCGTTGGCGCCGTAGCCGATCAGCAGCGCGAAGTGTCCAACCTCTCGAGCCTCGCCGGTTTCGATGATGATGCCGCACTGCGTACGTTTGCCCGCGCGAATCAAGTGATGATGCACGGCACCCACCGCCAGCAATGAGGGAATGGGGGCCAGGTCCGCCGAGACTCCTCGGTCGCTGATCACGATGATGTTCGAACCCGCGTCGACGGCAGCCTCGACCTGGGAACACATTTCGGAGACAGCACTGCGCAGGCCACCTCCGGCTTCCGCGACCTTGAAGAGCATCGGAACAGATGCGACCTCGAACCCTTCGGCATCGATGGCAACGATTCGCGACAACTGGTCGTCGGTGATCACCGGGTGCCGGAGCCGCAGCCTGCGCGCGTGCAGTTCGTCTTCGACCAGTAAATTCTGAGAACTGCCGAGCAAGCTGTCGAGACTCATGACGGGACGCTCGAGAATCGAGTCGATCGCCGGGTTGGTCACCTGGGCAAACAGCTGCTTGAAATAGTGGAAGAGCGGGCGCGGGCGATCGGAGAGCGCGGCCAGTGCCGAGTCGTCCCCCATCGATCCAACGGCTTCCTGGCCAGTGTCGATCATGGCCGCAAGCAATAAGCGAATTTCTTCGAGGGTGTAGCCGAACGCTTGCTGGAGTCGCAGCCGGGCGTCGGGGTTGGCGATGCCCTCGGCTTTCGCCGCCGGAAGATCTTTTAGCGTCAATCGCTGACGGTCTACCCAGGTGCGATACGGATACTTTCGGATGTAGCTGTCCTTGAGTTCCTCGTCCTCGATGATGCGGCCTTCTTCGAGGTCTAGATAGAATGTCCGCCCCGGTTCGAGCCGGCCCTTGCGCACAACGTCTTCCGGGGCGATATCGAGGGTGCCGACTTCGGAACCCATCACGACCGTGCCGTCCTTGGTGAGCACGAAGCGCGAGGGCCGTAAGCCGTTGCGATCCAGCACCCCGCCTACACCGCGACCGTCAGTAAAGACCATCGAAGCCGGCCCGTCCCAGGGCTCCATCATGCACGAGTAGTATTCGTAGAAAGCTCGCCTGTCCGCGTTCATCTCCGGTTGGTTCTCCCAGGCTTCGGGAATCATCATCAAGAGCGAGTGGGAAATATCGCGACCGTTCAGGGTCAAGAACTCGAGGCAGTTGTCGAACTGGGCCGAATCACTCGCACCCTCGACAATGATCGGAAAGAGCTTCTTCAAGTCGTCGCCGAACAGCTCCGACGCCACGGTTCCCTGTCGCGCATGCATCCAGTTGACGTTGCCGCGCAGGGTGTTGATCTCGCCGTTGTGCGCCACGTAGCGAAACGGTTGGGCGAGATCCCAGGTGGGAAAGGTGTTGGTGCTGTAGCGCTGATGCACCAGGGCGACCTGGGATTCCATGCTCTCGTCGGATAGATCGGGAAAGAAACCCGCGACCTGGTGGGCCATCATCAGGCCCTTGTAGAGCAGCGTTCGCGAGGAAAGACTCGCGATGGTGAAGCACTGCTCCCGCGCCGCGATCGCGTTCTCGATGACTCGTCGAATTACGTAGAGCTTGCGTTCGAATGCGTCTTGATCGAGCCCGGCGGCGCAACCGATGAATACGTGCCAGATGCTGGGCACGGTCGACCGCGCGGTAACACCAATCTTGTCCGGATCGATTGGAACCTCGCGCCAACCCAGCAACGTCTGGCCCTCGGCGACGATCGTCTGGTCGACAATGCCTCGCTGCCATTGTGCTTGCGCTACATCGCCAGAAAAGAAGACCATGCCGACGGCGTACTCGCCTGGGTTCGGTACCCCAAAGCCCGCCCGATCGGCCGCCTGCGCGAGAAAAACGTGCGGGCTCTGGAGCAAGAGTCCCGCGCCGTCGCCGCTATCGGGATCGGCGCCCGCAGCACCCCGATGTGCGAGGCGCTCGAGAATGTGGATCCCGTCCTGAATGATCTTGTGGGAAGCTTCGTGAAGGTTCGCCACGAAGCCGATCCCGCACGCATCGTGTTCCAGGCGTGGGTCGTATAGTCCCTCTTTTGAGGGCAGGCCAAAGTGCTTCATCGCCGACAGTCCCGACGCGTTCGTGACACCATCGAATGCCACTCGTAAAACTACGATGGCATTCGATGGTGTTACGAACGCCGAGGAGCCACTCTCGTGATGCCGCTCTACCGCAACCCGTTACGTGCTTTCGGGTTTAGTACCGCTGTTTCGTCGGGGCGCGACGATGAGATGCTGCGCACGGAACGCGCTAAGTTGGCGAGAGTGCTAGGTTTTTAGAACAACATCGTAAGCGATTGACGATTTCGTGTCAATGGAGGGTGGTTAACACCCGGCTTCGCTGCGGCGACATCCCGGCGGAGATCAAGCTTGATTCGTAAGGGATGCCACGACTTCTCGAAGCAGGTCGGGAACATTGCTGAAGATCCCGTCGACCCCGAGCGCGAACAACTCTCGCATTTGCGCGGGCTCATCCACCGTATATACGTAGACCGCCAAGCCTTTTTGATGGGCCTCCTCGACCAACCCGGCATTGGTGTTCACGAAATGCGGATTAATTGACTCGGCGTCAATTACATCGGCGCGCTCAAAGATCCCCTCTGGGGCTCTCGGATCCACGAGTACTCCGAGTCGCGCCTTGGGACAAAGATCTCGCAACTCGCGCAGGACCGGGTCCGAAAACGACGAGAAAAGGGTCTGTTCGAGCAGCCCCCTTTCCACCACTTGATCGACGATCATTTTCTGGAGACCCGCATAGGGACGCTCGTCGGTCATGGTTTTGATTTCGAGATTGAAGGGGATCACATCTCCGAACTGATCCAACACTTCATTGAGTACCGGAATCTCTTCGTACGCTTTGTCGCTCCCTCTGGCTGCAAAGGCAGACGCGGACATGGCACGCAGTTCGTCGAGCGAGACCTCTGCGATCTCGCCGGCCTGCCCAAATCGTTCGAGCGCAGCGTCATGGGAAATCGGCATGCTTTCGTCTCGGGCCAGGTGGATGTCGATCTCCACCATGTCCGCGCCCTGGGCGACGGCGAGTGCATACGCCACGAGGGTGTTCTCAGGCTTGTACGCTTTGGCCCCACGGTGGGCAATCACGAGCGGACGCCCCGTCGAAGAGGGCAGTGGCCGGGTCAAGCCTCCGCCCAATGCATCGAACGTTTGACCGCCCGTTTCCAACCTGCGTAGAGACTCTCACGTTGATCTTCACTGAACGTGGGTGTGAATGTTGTGCGCTGTCCTGTGGCCTGGTCGAGCTGCGTTCGATCGTCCCAGAACCCCACGGCCAAGCCTGCCAACGCCGCAGCGCCGAGCGCGGTGATCTCCAACACTGCGGGCCGTTCGACATCGACCCCCAGGATATCCGCCTGGAACTGCATCAAGAAATTGTTCTGGCAGGCACCACCGTCGACGCGCAGGGTCTTAGACGGGATGCCGGAATCTTGCGCCATGCAGTCCATCACATCTCGAGTCTGGTAGGCGATCGATTCCAGGGTGGCGCGGATGATGTGGTTTCTATCCGTACCTCGGGTGATCCCGACCAGTGCGCCCCGGGCGCGCTCGTCCCAATACGGAGCCCCCAGGCCGACGAAGGCCGGGACGAGATACACGCCTCCGGTGTCGGGAACGGCTGCGGCTGCGGCCTCGGAATCTGCAGCCGTCTCGATCAGCCCCAGGCCGTCGCGCAACCACTGCACCGCGGCCCCCGCAACGAAAATGCTGCCTTCGAGAGCGTATTCGACGCGACCGCCGAGTCCCCAGGCAAGGGTGGTGACGAGTCCGGTTTTGGATACCGCGGCTTTCGTTCCCGTGTTCATCAGGGCGAAGCAACCCGTCCCATACGTGTTCTTCGCGAGTCCGGGTTCGACGCAGCCTTGTCCGAATAGAGCCGCCTGTTGATCACCCGCGATGCCGGAGACGGGAATCTCCACACCCAACCATTCAGCATCGATCTCGCCAAAGACTCCGCTCGAATCCTTGACTTCGGGAAGCATTGCCCGGGGCACATTGAGGGCGTCGAGCAGGAGATCGTCCCAGTCGAGTTCGTGAATGTTGTAGAGCAAGGTGCGCGAGGCATTCGAATACTCGGTCGCGTGGACACGGCCATGGGTGAGTTTGTAGAGCAGCCAGGTGTCCACGGTGCCGAAGCAGAGTTCGCCCGCCTCGGCGCGCTTCTGTGCGCCATCGACCGCATCGAGGATGAAGCGAATCTTGCTGCCGGAGAAATAGGCGTCGATCAACAAGCCCGTGCGGGCCTTCACCTCGTCTTCGAGGCCCCGCGCCCGAAGTTCATCACAGATGGCCGCCGTTTGTCGGGATTGCCAGACGATCGCGGGGTGAATCGGCCTGCAGCTGTCGCGCTCCCAGATCACAGTAGTTTCGCGTTGATTGGTAATGCCGATCGCGGCGATGTCGGAGGCCTTGGCACCGGCCTTTTCCAGCACGCCACGCGCGGCTCGCAGCTGACTTTCCCAGATTTCGTTTGCGTCGTGCTCGACCCAGCCCGGCTTCGGAAAGTGTTGTTCGAATTCGTATTGATCGATCGCGGCCGCGCGACCGCTGGCATCGAAGAGAATAGCCCGAGACGAAGTCGTGCCCTGATCCAGAGCCATTACGAATTGACTACTGCTCACTGCCTTGTCCTCCCGGTAGACGCTACATCTTATGTTTCATTTTTTTCATCGAAGAAGAGCGCACTGACGAACTCCTGGGCGTGGAAATCGCGCAGGTCGCCGATCGCTTCTCCGATGCCGACATACCTGACCGGGATACCGAACTCATCGGCCAGGCCCACGATCACGCCGCCCTTGGCGGTGCCGTCGAGCTTGGCCAGAACCAAGCCGGTCACATTCGTCACCTCGGTGAAGAGCCGAGCCTGGGAGATGGCGTTCTGCCCGGTGTTTGCGTCCAGCACCAGCAGACACTCGTGGGGCGCATCGGGGAGATCGCGACTGAGGATCCGATTGATCTTGGCCAACTCTTCCATCAATGG
This is a stretch of genomic DNA from Myxococcales bacterium. It encodes these proteins:
- the glpK gene encoding glycerol kinase GlpK: MALDQGTTSSRAILFDASGRAAAIDQYEFEQHFPKPGWVEHDANEIWESQLRAARGVLEKAGAKASDIAAIGITNQRETTVIWERDSCRPIHPAIVWQSRQTAAICDELRARGLEDEVKARTGLLIDAYFSGSKIRFILDAVDGAQKRAEAGELCFGTVDTWLLYKLTHGRVHATEYSNASRTLLYNIHELDWDDLLLDALNVPRAMLPEVKDSSGVFGEIDAEWLGVEIPVSGIAGDQQAALFGQGCVEPGLAKNTYGTGCFALMNTGTKAAVSKTGLVTTLAWGLGGRVEYALEGSIFVAGAAVQWLRDGLGLIETAADSEAAAAAVPDTGGVYLVPAFVGLGAPYWDERARGALVGITRGTDRNHIIRATLESIAYQTRDVMDCMAQDSGIPSKTLRVDGGACQNNFLMQFQADILGVDVERPAVLEITALGAAALAGLAVGFWDDRTQLDQATGQRTTFTPTFSEDQRESLYAGWKRAVKRSMHWAEA